The following DNA comes from Rhinolophus sinicus isolate RSC01 linkage group LG06, ASM3656204v1, whole genome shotgun sequence.
GGCCGTGTCCATGGCTGGGGTCCAGTTTGTTGCCCCCAGCCTGTGGCCATGTGGATTGTCCACCTTGGGCTGTGCCCCTCTGTTGTAGAGCTGCCTGGATCGACAAATGCCGCCCCAACCTGCTCATCACAGAATCCACATATGCCACGACCATTCGCGACTCCAAGCGCTGCCGGGAGCGAGACTTCCTGAAGAAGGTGCATGAGACCGTGGAGCGTGGCGGGAAGGTACCTGGCCCTCGGCAGGGGGCGGGCTGGGCACCGGAGGGGCGTTTGCTCAGCTTTGGGAAGAAAAGCTCCCCTGACCCTCTGAGGGGCACTTATCTGTCTCGTGTCCAATCCCAATGAAGAGCTGGCCAGAACATCCTATGGGGTCACGGTGGATAGACTGTGGCCCGGGCAGGGATGGGGGGCAGATGTGGGTGGGGCCTCCGTGGATGCAGCCCTAGGCCATCAGACCTGCTAGCAGAGCCTGAGAAGGTGGCCACAGGGAGCAGCTGCCCACGTACTGCGCTCTCACGTGGGATCGACCTGGGTGGGCAGTGGCCAGGGGCTCCCACGCGTGCCCCCGTTCCCCGCAGGTGCTGATCCCAGTGTTTGCACTGGGCCGCGCTCAGGAGCTCTGCATCCTGCTGGAGACCTTCTGGTAGGTACAGCGCCCTGGCTGTGTGGGAGGTAGGGAGCGGGGTGCCTGTGCCTGTGAGTGGGCCACGACGTCCCCCAGTGTCCAGCCCGATGGGTCTCCACCTTGCTCCAGGAAGAGCACAGGCTGCAGAAACCAACGCAGTACTGGTGGCTGTCAGGCGCATGCGCAGTCAGGATGCCCATATGTGGGCGCCACCGGAGCCTGGAGGGCGCCTGCCTCCCTCCCGAGCCTCCACACAGGAGAAGCACAGTGGGTGGGGACCGCGGGGCACTCTGTTCTCCCCCCCACCTGACGCATGCGCAGGCAGGTGACACCGCCCTGCCCACAGGGAGCGCATGAACCTGAAGGCCCCCATCTACTTTTCCACGGGCCTGACGGAGAAGGCCAACCACTACTACAAGCTCTTCATCACCTGGACCAACCAAAAGATCCGCAAGACCTTCGTCCAGAGGAACATGTTCGAGTTCAAGCACATCAAGGCCTTCGACCGAGCGTTTGCCGACAACCCAGGTCCAATGGTGAGGCCCCGGCCAGCGCGAGCCTGGGTTCTTGCCTGCGGGTCTCGCGGGGGAGGGGCTCACCCGTGCTGTGGGCAAGAGGTCAGAGGGGGAGGCCTGGCCGAGTTCATGGGCAGACGTAGCGTGGGCTACCTGACTGCTCCCATGGCCACCCTGCAGGTCGTGTTCGCCACGCCGGGCATGCTGCATGCTGGCCAGTCCCTGCAGATCTTCCGGAAGTGGGCAGGGAATGAGAAGAACATGGTGAGGGGTCTGGGCCCCCTGGTGGTTCCCTGAAGGGCCTATGAGGttgggcagaggtgggggagcAGAGGTTCCCCCTGGTTTGGCGACACTGCCGCTGTCTGGGGACTTGGTATCCTGGGGCCAGTGTCCCACCCAGGCAGGAAGGCCCCCACGCCCTGAGTAGCGGTCACAGCGGTCAGGCGTGGGCAGGCCCAAGCCCGCCCAGACCTACAGCGGGGCTGGTAAGCGTTCAGATTGAGGGGCAgagaggtggggtgagggtgtCCTGAGATACAGCCCTGAGGCCATGCAGGTGCCAGCAACTCCACCCCTTTGCCCCTTGAAGGTCATTATGCCCGGCTACTGTGTGCAGGGCACGGTGGGCCACAAGATCCTCAGTGGGCAGCGCAAGCTGGAGATGGAGGGGCGGCAGCTGGTGAGTTTCCCCCCTCTTCCGCCCCCAGCGCTCCTTGGACCCTCCCGGGTGGGTGGTGACGGCCTTGTGTGCTGTGACCTGCAGCTGGAGGTCAAGATGCAGGTGGAGTACATGTCATTCAGCGCCCATGCAGACGCCAAGGGCATCATGCAGCTGGTGCGCCAGGCGGAGCCTGAGAGCGTGCTGCTGGTGCACGGGGAAGCCAAGAAGATGGAGTTCCTGAAGCAGAAGATAGAGCAGGAGTTCCGTAGGCGCCTGCGGGCCGCTGGGCGGGGCCgggtggagggcagggtgggcagggccGGCCCACCTACTGAGGCTGGCCCTGCTCCCTGGCCCAGGAGTCACTTGCTACATGCCAGCCAATGGCGAGACGGTGACACTGCCCACGAGTCCCTGCATCCCGGTGGGCATCTCGCTGGGACTGCTGAAGCGGGAGATGGTACAGGGTACGAGGGAGGCAGGCACgcggggaggggctgggcagggcggGCTAACTGCCGACGGCCCTGATTCCTGCCCCCTTTTCTGCAGGGCTGCTTCCTGACGCCAAGAAGCCCCGGCTCCTACATGGCACCCTGATCATGAAGGACAGTGTGAGTGCGTGGGGGGTGATCTCTgaggagtggggggcaggggctcCTGCGCTCCCTGACCTGCTCCTGCCCCACAGAACTTCCGGCTGGTATCCTCAGAGCAGGCCCTCAAGGAGCTGGGCCTGGCCGAGCACCAGCTGCGCTTCACCTGCCGCGTGCACCTGCACGACACGCGCAAGGAGCAGGAGACTGCCATGCGTGTTTACAGCCACCTGAAGAGGTGGGCACTGGCCCCGCCCCTCCTGGCCCTGGGGGGCGGGGTGTGAGCAGGCAGGGATGAGGGTCTTACCATGCCTCCCCGCAGCGTGCTGAAGGACCACTGCGTGCAGCACCTTCCGGATGGCTCCGTGACCGTGGAGTCCATCCTCATCCAGGCTGCGGCCCACTCAGAGGACCCTGGCACCAAGGTGCTGCTGGTCTCCTGGACCTACCAGGTATGTGGCAGAACCCAGGAGGGCCTGTGCCTGGCAGTGCGTCAGGACAGGTGGGGTCACCCTATCACCCTGGGCCATCTGGGTGGGTTGGGGAGGATCGGACGACAGCCCCCCGATTCCCACTGCAGGACGAAGAGCTGGGGAGCTACCTCACCGCCCTGCTCAAGAAGGGTGTGCCCCAGGCACCCAGCGGAGGCAGCTGACCGCCCTGCCCTTTGCCCAAGTGGAGGGACTTGGGCTTCCACTCTAGGACCATGTCTGTGCCGTGGGTTTCCCCTGTGGATGTGGAGCCCACGGCTGGCCACAGCCTTCATCCATGGGGACAGGACCATAGTGGCACATGTCTCCCCGAGTGGCCGTTTTTAGCTGAAGAAATAAACAGCCCTGGAGATCtcttcactttttatttctatttttgggCCCGGTGTATTAATTTCCAGAACAAACAGAAATGAGGTCTGTTTGTATATATTCCCTTCTGGGTGTTCACACCTGATCTGTACACACCCTTGGGGCAGCCCCCCTGGAGCATCCAGGGCAGCAGAGACTTGGGGAGGCAGGAGGCTTGCTGTGGCCCAGTCTAGTGAGCCTGGCTGCCCTGACCTTAGCTGGGCATCTGGGGGGTCATCTGTAGTTTCAGTGCTACGGACCCCACAGAGCACTTGACAGAAGTTCTGGGGCTGCTGGAGGCAGGACCTGTGGACAGATCCTAAGTCAACTTGGGGGCAGGGGGTTCtcagcaggggctggggaggcccTCAGTCCCTGAAGCTCCCCCCTCTCAGCTTCCCTCCCCCATTGAGAACTTGCCCACAGGGCTAGGTCAGGAGGGGCTATGGCACCTGTGGGGGGGGACCTGCACCTCACTCCAGGCCGCCTGCCTTTGGGTCGCTGGTTTCCCGCCTGAGGTCTTCTGGCTGACCTGGGGCCTCCCTGCCCTCTGGCCCCTGGCTTTCCTGCTGAGCACAGGATGGATTCCCGGCTGTTAGAACAACATGAGGGCTGTGACGGCACTGCCACCAAGAGCTCCTCTTCCAGCAGGGACCCAGGCTAGGTAGAGGGCCAATCAGTGGGGTATAAGCAGGGACCTCCCCAGGCCACCTCCTCTTACCATGGTCCCTGAGGCCCCCGTATAGCACCGACTTCAGGAACAAGCCATGGGCTGGGGCCACACGTGTCTGGTGCCTGCCCAGGGGGTCCCGGCTCTCCAGAATCACCTTCACCTCAGTGGGTGTCAaagcccccagccccacagccaCCAGGATCGCTGTCATCCTCCGCACCTGTGACCCAAGGGCGAGACTGCCACAGTGGCCCAAGCCCCATCCCCACACCCAGGGTGGCCCCAGGACAGACTGTACCTGTCTGTACAGGAAGGACTGGCTCTCAAACTCCAGAGTCCAGAATCGCAACCTTCTGGGGACACAAGTGCCTGTGATGTCCTAGCCCAGTTTGGCCCCAGGCAAGGGAAGCAGACTAGGCAGCGCAGGGGGCCAGGAAAGGCTGGTTCCCACCCTCTCTTCCACTCCAGGGGCCTCCACTGACCACCCACCCCTAAGGGAAACTGGTACGAGGGACACAGCTGTGCGTGGGAGGGCAGCCGAACCTTCTGGGGCCTTGCTGTGGGTGCAGGGCCCTCTAGCAAGGTGCTAAGTCCTGGTCCCAGTTCTGGGGCAGCTGAAGGAGGGGCACGCAGTCAGCTCATCTGCCAGAGACCCAAGCTTCTCGCAAGGGGCTCTTTGGCATGAGTCCAAGGCTGACCGTGTAGAAGCACTTCTCCCTTAAGTGCTTCAACCTGGGAAGGTTCTAGAAGTCAGCATCTGCCAGTGCTGAAACAGTGCTGGGTAGGGGTAGGGGAACCAGCCCCGTCAGGCTGGGCCAGAACCACTGGCCTGGTGCTTCTCCCCCAGCGGAACCTTTACAGCTGCTGCCAAGATCCATCCAGTAGGCAGTGAGCCCTGGGACAAAGGGGGCATTCTCTGTCCTGTCCCCAGCCTCAGGCTGGGGGGAGGGCACAGCTGCAGGTTCATGGGCACCATTGGATTGCCCAGCATGTCCCCAGCAGGTACATAGGGAGCCCCCAGTCCAGCCACGTCCTGCCTCTGCTCTGCCCTTGCCAGGGAAGGTGCTGCAGCTAAGTCCAGCCCCTCAGCCTCCAGGCCAGCATGCAGGCTGCCCTCCTCACCTGCTCTCCTGGGGGAGGACAAAGGGGCTGGCTGGGTCAGGGGACACTGAGGCTCTGCGCAATGTGCGCACTGAGCTAGTGGATGGGCTGCCAGCCGATTGGAAGGCGCTGAAGTCATGAGTCCCCAGGAGGTGTTGGGCGGCCTCCTGCATGGCGGCCACATCCAAATAACTGCAGGGAGCCAGGTGAACGGTCAGAAGGAAGTGGCCAGCCGGTGGGCCTGGCACCCCTCTCCCACTCACTCTCACACGCACACTCACTCTGCCCGCAGGGCCCAGCATCGGTTTCGTTCAAACACAGACAGCTGGTCAGGCCGGGGGCAGCCGGTGGCCAGGCGGTACAGGTAGGTCCTGGATGTGGCTGCGTAGCGGGCATGGAAGTCGCTGTGCACACGGAAGGCCTGCAGGACCCTGTGGGAGTAAGGTCAGGCACACCAGAGGGAGGACGGCCCACAAGTGTGCCATTACCCCAAGAAGTTCGGTCCAGACGCAGTCCTTTCTGACCCCCGCCTCTACCCGCGGTGGACGAGGGAGCACCGAGGGGTGCACACCTGATGGCGGGGTGCTTCAGGTGGGTGTTGAGGGCCTGGGTCAGGACCTCAGGTGAGAAGGGCGGCTGGCCTGAGCGGCGTTGGACGTCCAGATGCGCAGCGTTGCTCAGGGCGTGGACCCCAGCATCCGTGCGGCTGGAGATGACGAACTTGACCGGCACCACCGATTTCAGCCTCTCTGCGGCCTCCTGCGGGGACagccggcggcggcggggcggaAACTCAGGGCAAGGACCAGAGTAGCGAAGGACCGCTCCCTGTGCTTCCAGAGGCGCTGTGCTCCCATCTGCCCCTCCCCGGGATCGTCCTCCTCCATCCGGGCGAAAGACCAACAGAGCTCACCTCCAGGTAGTTCTGGACCCCGACGGCGCGCTGGGCGCCCCTGACGGCCGCGACACCACTGTGGGCACAGGTGGACGCAGGTCAGCGGGCGGAGACCTTCCCGCCCGGGTCCCGCTCTAGGCGGCCAACTTGGCCATTCCTTCCCCTGTGCCGGAGCCCGAGGCCGGAGGTGCGAATCCTAAATATAACTCTGGCCCTCCCCTCGGGCGCCAGGTCACCCGCCGCCCTCGGTGTCAAGCTCCGGTGCTTCCCGAGGCGCCGGGTTGCACGTGGGGGTCTCGGGCACGGAGGGAGATCCGGAGGACGTACTTAAAGTCTGTGCCCAAATACTGGAAATACACGAGGTAGCGTGCCCGCACGGTGCCCGCAGCCGGACCCGAGCCCATGGTGGGGCGGGACCGGACGGAGAGGCGCCGGGCGGAGGCGGAGCCGGACCCGGCGGAGTTGAGGGCCACACGTGGGCCCTGCGCGCGTGCGCACGCAATCTGGCCATACACCCGGCACCCCGGTTGTGCCTGCGCCTGCGCCTTTACATTCGCCCCGCCCCGATAGCGGGGCACACCCACCCCTTGGCCGCAAAGGGCGGGGGAATGGAGGCGGGGTCAGACTTAGGGAACGGATGCAAAGTGTGGGCGCGCTGCAGAGCGCGTGGCCCGACTCGTGCAGCGGTGTCTCGGGAGAGGCTCTCACAGCCACCCGCTGACCCGCACACCCCCGCGTACGTGCATTCAGCCTACCCAATCACTCACTGTCCCCCATTCTCGCGGAGCGTGTCCGTCCCCCGCGTTCCGGCCAAGCGGGTTTTGCAAACGCCCGGAGTTGCGCAACAGCGGGGCCCGCGCCCTCCCCAAGCCCCGCGGCCCCGGCTACGGCTACCGAAGCCTCACTGTTGCTAGGCCCTACTTTTCCAACCCTGAGTTGCCCGGGAACGAAGGTGGGCGGGACGTCGGGGCGCCGGGGCCGGAGACGAGTGCCTGCGGCCGCAAGGAGGAGCATTTGGCGACGCTCCCTGGCTGTGACAGCGCACGGCGAGCGCGGGCCGCGGACTTTAGCGACGCTCCCCGGCGGTGACAGGCGGGGCGGGGCAGCTGTGCGGCGGCCTCATTCCGAGGCGGGCGGGCGCTGAGCGCGGCGCggcgcgggcgggcgggcggacgAGCGGGCCGGGCCGGCCGAGGATGCCGCTCGGGACGCCGCGGTCCTCGTGCCAGTGAGCGCCGCGCGCCACCGCAGCCATGACCGTGGAGTTCGAGGAGTGCATCAAGGACTCGCCGCGGTTCAGGTGCGTCCACGGGGCGCGCCCTTTGTGGTCGCCAGGGTCGCCGCCCCCTCGGGGCTCCCGGGCGGCCGGGGGAGGGGCGCGGGGCAGGGACGTCGGTGCCGCCTTTGTGCTCCGCGCGGAAACCGGTGTCGGGAGCTGGAGGAGCCGGCATGGGACAAAACCCGCAGCGCCCTGGCCGAGGGGCCGGAACAAAAGATGCCCCTTGTGCTGGTCACCTCGCGCGGAGGGCGCGCGCGCGGGGGCGGGGCTGTCGCCGGCACGGCCACCTCTCTGTGGGAGTGTCCATCCCTGCTTTGTGTCTGCACCTTCGTGCTAGTCACCTGTACAGGGCTGAGACCCTTCCCCGCCCTGCAAGTCCCGCTCCAGCCACGGTGGTCTGGGAGCGTGGGGTGTCTGTCCCTGGAGTCTGTCTTGGTCGGTGTGCCAAAAGCAGTGCATGGGGGACAGGCAGCTGGAGCCACGTGTagggcctggggctggctgcttggCAGGGGTGACCTAGGAGCCTGGAGGATTGGGGGCTGGGCTGAGCAGACTGGCTGCGAGGTTCCGGTGGGAGGTTCTGGGCTGTGGCTGGCCCTGGGTCTGTGTTCGGTCCTTCCTGGGAGTGCAGGCGGGCACCACGGTTCATAATGTGTGCACAGTGGTCTTAGCggagcacctcctgtgtgccaggcgcaCAGTGAGCTGTCCATTGGCACCCTCCCTGGGGCCAGACCCTGGGTGTGAATGTGTGGGTGAGCTGCACCCTTGTGCTGGCATGCTTGATGAATGTGTGTAGACCAGTGACGGGTGCATCACGCGTGTGCCTAGGTCACTTCTCGGTGTGAACCATACACATACTGTACATACTGTACTCATGCTCATGTGAGTGTTGACACTAAGCATGCATGTTACTTTGTGCATATCCAGCATTGGGCACACGTCTCTGCacacctgtgtgtgtatgtgcacctTGCCACCGCATGCATGCACACTTGATTGCACAAGAGCATGTGTGCTGTTCCTCTGTGCACAGGTGTGCTTGGTCATGCGTGTGCGTGCTGGGTCTCTGGGCTGTACCAGCAGAGGGCCTGTGTGTGGGTGTATCGgtgctctgcccctccccccccagctCCCTGGAGCCAGCCCCTTGCACAACTGCTTCACAAGGGAGTAAGCAGCAAAGGTCTGGGGGagctggggctgaggggtctggttGGTCGGAGAGTGGCCCCATGCCCTgggcgggagggtggggggggcGATCCTTTGTGTTCTCCCATCCTGTTGCTCACTGATTGAGGGAGGGGGTGTGAACAACTCAGACACCTGTGGGGTGCTGggaccccacccctgcccactgccctccAGGACCCAGGCAGGGGGCGAGGTGTGGCCAGAGCCTCAGCAGGGAGCTTGGTCACCGCTGAGGACCCCTAGTCCTGCCCTGGCTTCTCACTCAGAAGCCTCATGCTCCCCCTCCCCTTGCATGGAGGGATGCAGGCCCTCCTTGCCTGGTCAGACTGGGGGTGCTGGGGCCCCATTCACCTCTAGCCCTTCCCTTCCACCGGCCTACTCTGTGGCTCCCGCAGTGGGTGCGGTGGCTTTTCCATGCTTCCTCTGGCAGGGAGGGGCTGCCCTGTGAAAGTGCCAGCCCAGCTAGGGGAGGGGCTGAGTGGACTCACCCAGACCCTGGGCCACAGAAGCTGCAATCTGGGTTTCAGGGTTGGGTTGAGATTTCATGGGGGATTTGAGGCCTCGCTGAGCTCCCCCTGTCAGTTCACCCTCAGGTGCAGCAGACTGACAGACGATGTAACTGGGCTTCCTGGCAGCTGGGCTTGGGGcggggcagggtggggcaggCCAGGAGGATGTGGTCAGTGAAAACCGATGCACGGCCAAGTGGTCCCGGCCCCGGGAAGGGGGACCCTGCTTGTGTGTTCTTGGTCTGCGGAGAGCATGTGGCTGTGTGGGGGGGTCCAGATTCTTCCAGACAGGCTTGGGGCCTCCGCCTAACCCTCTTTCTTGGTGCCCCCTCCCCTGGGTGGGGCCTCAGGCGCTGAGTCATGGCTTCGGGTGGGGGTAGctggcctctccctcctccccatcctcctaACTGCTGAGGAAAtcctggagggagggcaggacaAGAGGCCTGGGttcctgggggctggggaggggggagctGGCACACTGGCTCCTGGTGCAGACCCCCTTGCCGCTTTCCAAGGACCAGACACCCAGGCCCAAGGGTGGCAGCTCTCCATATAACTACCCAGGGCACTTTGGGTAGCGGGGACTTCAGGATTTGTCCCCCTCTATAGAGCCCTCTCCTGGGTGGGTGGTCCTTCCCTCCCCTGAGACCCTCTGAGCGGTAGGGGAGAGGCTACAGCAGTGGTCAAGGTCCTTAGGGCCCCAGCCTCCTCAGTCAGCCATACCTAAGGTCACACCTCCAGGCAGTTTGGGGCGGGCCGCCGGTCACCTCCATTCTAAGCAGACGTCCCTGGAGCCCCTGGGGATTGGTGGGGGCTGCCCAGAGAAGCCCCTATCCAGCCAGAGTGGCTGGTGGGGACCTTACTAGGTGGCAGCCTGGCGCCCCCGACAGCTCCTAGTGGGGATCTAGCTGGGCTGCAACCCACGTGAGAGATGAGGCCCCACCCCCTAGGCCTGGGAAACCCGGGAACGTGCCCCTCCCCCTGCTGGCCTCCCTCGACCTGACCCAGCCCAAGACCTGTCCCTGGCCGCCCTCATCTCACCCCTGGCCTAAACCCCATTCTTGTTGTCCCTTGTCCCCAGGAGACCAGATGGGCCCAGCTCACCAGCTGAGTGGGCTGGGGGGGCACCAGGTCCTGGCCCAGTTTCCCTATTTCCTGTTCCCGGAGCAGGGGGGTGTCACGTGCCTGATCCATCTGCCTCTGCCTTCTCTGGTGATGTCATGCGTTAACTCTCCCCTTCCCAACACAGCCCATTGTCAGACTGCCCAGGGGAGTGGGCTCCTGCTAAGCCTGACCCACCCCCTCTCTGTGGCAGACTGTGCCATTCTGTGTTTTGAGGCTGGGGGAGCCCCCGTCTCATGTGTGTGTAGGAGTGTGGGGATCAGAGACAGCAGCCATCCTGTGCTTGGGACTCCAGCTGACACAAGTTTGTTCCAGGGGCCGCAGGCGCCAGGCTGAGGTGGGGGGAGCAGTGGGATCTGGGGTCAGCTCTGGGCCCTGAAgagaggtgggggctgggcaggagggTGGCCTGTCTCCGTAAGTGTGTGCACCTGCCCTGGGGCTCCAGctcctctctctgtcctcagGGCCTTGT
Coding sequences within:
- the INTS11 gene encoding integrator complex subunit 11 is translated as MPEIRVTPLGAGQDVGRSCILVSIAGKNVMLDCGMHMGFNDDRRFPDFSYITRNGRLTDFLDCVIISHFHLDHCGALPYFSEMVGYDGPIYMTHPTQAICPILLEDYRKVAVDKKGEANFFTSQMIKDCMKKVVAVHLHQTVQVDDELEIKAYYAGHVLGAAMFQIRVGAESVVYTGDYNMTPDRHLGAAWIDKCRPNLLITESTYATTIRDSKRCRERDFLKKVHETVERGGKVLIPVFALGRAQELCILLETFWERMNLKAPIYFSTGLTEKANHYYKLFITWTNQKIRKTFVQRNMFEFKHIKAFDRAFADNPGPMVVFATPGMLHAGQSLQIFRKWAGNEKNMVIMPGYCVQGTVGHKILSGQRKLEMEGRQLLEVKMQVEYMSFSAHADAKGIMQLVRQAEPESVLLVHGEAKKMEFLKQKIEQEFRVTCYMPANGETVTLPTSPCIPVGISLGLLKREMVQGLLPDAKKPRLLHGTLIMKDSNFRLVSSEQALKELGLAEHQLRFTCRVHLHDTRKEQETAMRVYSHLKSVLKDHCVQHLPDGSVTVESILIQAAAHSEDPGTKVLLVSWTYQDEELGSYLTALLKKGVPQAPSGGS